A window from Salarias fasciatus chromosome 11, fSalaFa1.1, whole genome shotgun sequence encodes these proteins:
- the zhx1 gene encoding zinc fingers and homeoboxes protein 1 — translation MSSRRKSTTPCMVLPSDVVEQEEVEEKAADKEEEAGEEQEEGKVKEGAEEAANREEAAQAVLVVPTPPDSDEPSVSAEDSKAATPPPKRSATNACEDPSSEPQTQEPQCDAAEEGAADAAAVAAISLSKTPIMRMKSKSEPKRIAVSLKSADEGGPEGFGGGGGGGGGGGVEGELGGEQEPIEAPLGPMMPMDMLLHDSMKLGGAGLLVSPQSDHHRKSSLLNPTVLPAGLAQVLSAFQAQQSPAAAQPQLLIPLSSIPSYSAAMDTNPLLGSTYKKFPYPSMAEISGLAAQTQFTEEQIKVWFSAQRLKHGVSWTPEEVEEARRKQFNGTVHTVPQTITVIPAHQLSAANGLQSILQTCQIVGQPGLVFTQVGPGGNLPVTSPITLTVAGLPSQSQSSSRVSCQPNPANSELKRATTVQPPSLSPQENSALSADTFSMRPKKSKEQLAELKASYLKNHFVTDAEIARLMKVTNLTKGEIKKWFSDTRYNQRNSKNSHVIVFHDGGGRGGGCSAAASTPIVIDSSDETPASPHPPRTPPVRERESRPKTWNPFPDFTLQKFKEKTPEQLVVLEESYEKGSTPSDEELSRLRTETKLTRREIDAWFTERRKMSSVSANSPEASEGGSMEAEAARAEDGAEGATSSSSPASSSRKGSQTPPGSRGRQLPGTSRKDMKDKTKKSPEQLHILKSAFVRTQWPSPEEYDQLSEESGLPRSYIVSWFGDSRYSMKNGNLKWFFQYQTGRIEGPNGGGGGGGRMGGGGRKRRGRNRGWGRSRTRKQPRRSASSSADVDRMPPSKKFKSARDILKEYYLRHQFLNEQDLDELVTKTNMSYEQVREWFAEVQRRLDMGLDPFLGPAARTDGDDRADDDEEPRGEGSAAADEQAGGGMGEEDDEDEDEEDDGEDTDDSEVWEPSRSVRKSLSVSED, via the exons ATGTCGAGCCGCCGGAAGTCCACCACGCCGTGCATGGTGCTGCCCTCCGAcgtggtggagcaggaggaggtggaggagaaggctGCGGACAAGGAGGAAGAGGCGGgggaggagcaagaggagggCAAGGTGAAGGAAGGGGCCGAGGAGGCGGCGAACAGGGAGGAAGCGGCGCAGGCTGTTCTCGTGGTTCCCACTCCCCCAGATTCTG ATGAACCCAGTGTCTCTGCAGAAGACAGCAAGGCCGCCACGCCTCCGCCGAAGCGCAGCGCCACAAACGCCTGTGAGGATCCGAGCAGTGAGCCGCAGACCCAGGAGCCGCAGTGCGACGCAGCGGAGGAGGGAGCGGcagacgccgccgccgtggccgccatctctctcagcaagACCCCCATCATGAGGATGAAGTCCAAATCCGAGCCCAAGAGGATCGCCGTGTCCCTGAAGTCAGCCGACgaaggggggccggaggggttcgggggaggaggcggcggcggaggcggcggcggcgttgagGGGGAGCTGGGAGGAGAACAGGAACCCATCGAAGCCCCGCTGGGCCCAATGATGCCCATGGACATGCTGCTGCACGACTCCATGAAGCTGGGAGGCGCCGGCTTGCTGGTCAGCCCGCAGTCAGACCATCACAGGAAGTCGTCTCTCCTGAACCCCACGGTGCTGCCTGCAGGCCTGGCACAG GTGCTTTCGGCCTTCCAGGCCCAGCAGAGCCCGGCGGCGGCTCAGCCCCAGCTGCTCATCCCCCTCAGCAGCATCCCCTCCTACAGCGCTGCTATGGACACAAaccccctgctgggctccaCCTATAAGAAGTTCCCCTACCCCTCCATGGCCGAGATCAGCGGCCTGGCAGCACAGACGCAGTTTACAGAGGAGCAGATCAAG GTGTGGTTCTCCGCCCAGCGGCTCAAGCACGGCGTCAGCTGGACCccggaggaagtggaggaggccAGGAGGAAGCAGTTCAACGGCACGGTGCACACGGTGCCTCAGACCATCACCGTCATACCGGCTCATCAGCTGTCGGCCGCCAACGGCCTGCAGTCCATCCTCCAGACCTGCCAGATCGTGGGCCAGCCGGGCCTCGTGTTCACACAG GTTGGCCCAGGCGGGAACCTTCCAGTGACCAGTCCCATCACCCTCACAGTAGCAGGGTTGCCCAGCCAATCCCAGAGCTCCAGCAGAGTTTCCTGCCAGCCCAACCCAGCAAACAGTGAGCTGAAACGGGCCACCACTGTtcagcctccctccctctctccacag GAGAATTCGGCCCTCAGCGCCGACACCTTCAGCATGAGACCTAAGAAATCCAAAGAGCAGCTGGCCGAGCTGAAGGCCAGCTACCTGAAGAACCACTTCGTCACCGACGCAGAAATCGCCCGCTTGATGAAAGTCACCAACTTGACGAAAGGAGAGATCAAGAAGTGGTTCAGCGACACTCGGTACAACCAGCGCAACTCCAAGAACAGCCACGTCATCGTTTTCCACGATGGAGGGGGCCgaggcggcggctgcagcgccgccgccagcaCCCCCATCGTGATCGACTCCAGCGACGAGACCCCGGCCTCCCCCCACCCGCCCCGCACGCCTCCCGTCAGGGAGAGGGAGAGCCGGCCCAAAACCTGGAACCCGTTCCCGGACTTCACCCTGCAGAAGTTCAAGGAGAAGACCCCGGAGCAgctggtggtgctggaggaGAGCTACGAGAAGGGCAGCACGCCGTCGGACGAAGAGCTGAGCCGCCTGAGGACGGAGACCAAGCTGACCCGGAGGGAGATCGACGCCTGGTTCACCGAGAGGCGGAAAATGTCCTCCGTCAGCGCCAACTCCCCGGAAGCCTCCGAGGGAGGCAGCATGGAGGCCGAGGCGGCCAGGGCAGAGGACGGGGCCGAAGGAGCGACGTCTTCGTCTTCCCCCGCCTCCTCGTCCCGGAAAGGCAGCCAGACTCCTCCGGGGAGTCGCGGCAGGCAGCTGCCCGGCACCAGCAGgaaggacatgaaagacaagaCCAAGAAGTCTCCggagcagctccacatcctGAAAAGTGCCTTCGTGCGGACGCAGTGGCCGTCGCCGGAGGAGTACGACCAGCTGTCCGAGGAGAGCGGCCTGCCGCGCTCCTACATCGTCAGCTGGTTCGGGGACTCGCGCTACTCCATGAAGAACGGCAACCTGAAGTGGTTCTTCCAGTACCAGACCGGCCGCATCGAAGGGCccaacggcggcggcggcggcggcggcaggatgGGAGGCGGCGGCAGAAAGAGACGCGGCCGGAATCGCGGCTGGGGCCGATCCCGAACCAGGAAGCAGCCGAGGAGGTCCGCCTCGTCCAGCGCGGACGTGGACAGGATGCCCCCGTCCAAGAAGTTCAAGAGCGCCAGAGACATCCTGAAAGAGTACTACCTGAGGCACCAGTTCCTCAACGAGCAAGACCTGGACGAGCTGGTGACCAAGACCAACATGAGCTACGAGCAG GTGAGGGAGTGGTTCGCTGAGGTCCAGCGGCGCCTGGACATGGGTCTGGATCCCTTCCTGGGCCCGGCCGCCAGGACGGACGGCGACGACCGGGCGGACGACGACGAGGAGCCGCGGGGCGAGGGCTCGGCGGCCGCCGACGAGCAGGCCGGCGGCGGCATGGGGGAGGAAGACGACGAggacgaagacgaggaggacgacggCGAGGACACGGACGACAGCGAGGTCTGGGAGCCGTCACGCAGCGTCAGAAAGTCTCTGTCCGTCTCCGAAGACTAG